A region from the Benincasa hispida cultivar B227 chromosome 8, ASM972705v1, whole genome shotgun sequence genome encodes:
- the LOC120082427 gene encoding nascent polypeptide-associated complex subunit beta-like, with the protein MDQERLRKIASAVRTGGKGTMRRKKKAVHKTTTTDDKRLQSTLKRIGVNAIPAIEEVNIFKDDVVIQFNNPKVQASIAANTWVVSGSPQTKKLQDILPGIINQLGPDNLDNLRKLAEQFKQQVPGAGGDAKNAQEEDDDVPELVEGETFEAPAEENRSS; encoded by the exons ATGGATCAGGAGAGGCTTAGAAAGATTGCCAGTGCCGTTCGCACTGGTGGAAAGGGTACCATGAGAAG AAAGAAGAAGGCAGTTCATAAGACCACCACAACTGATGACAAAAGGCTCCAGAGTACCTTAAAGAGAATTGGGGTGAATGCCATTCCTGCTATTGAGGAGGTCAACATTTTCAAGGACGATGTGGTTATCCAATTCAACAACCCGAAGG TTCAAGCATCTATTGCTGCAAACACCTGGGTCGTTAGTGGATCTCCTCAAACAAAGA AATTGCAGGATATCTTGCCTGGTATCATCAATCAATTGG GGCCAGATAACTTGGACAACTTGCGTAAATTGGCTGAACAGTTTAAACAGCAAGTACCTGGAGCAGGTGGTGATGCAAAGAATGCACAAGAGGAGGATGACGATGTTCCAGAACTTGTTGAGGGGGAGACTTTTGAAGCACCTGCAGAAGAAAATCGTTCTTCCTAG